One Saprospiraceae bacterium DNA window includes the following coding sequences:
- a CDS encoding polyphosphate kinase: MSKPNLVRISEISALPPKGIEKDDLQKETKKLVKRLGELHHLLYAEAKHSVLVVLQGMDASGKDGAVRRVFSECTIAGLDLVSFKKPTEQEFAHDFLWRVHRWAPEKGTLTIFNRSHYEDILIQRVHKWIDMERVEKRMAAINAFEELLQFDNNTVIFKFFMHISKEEQEAQLRERLEDPSKFWKHNDGDWEERKHWDEYMRAYEYAINNSVVPWHICPVDKRWYRDYVIAKTLVEGLEKLNMQLPPMPKKK; encoded by the coding sequence ATGTCTAAACCTAACCTTGTCCGAATCTCCGAAATCTCCGCTTTGCCGCCCAAAGGCATCGAAAAAGACGATTTGCAAAAAGAAACGAAGAAGCTCGTCAAGCGTCTGGGCGAGCTGCACCACCTGCTCTATGCAGAGGCGAAGCACTCGGTGCTGGTCGTCCTTCAAGGAATGGACGCGAGCGGCAAGGATGGCGCGGTGCGCCGGGTGTTTTCGGAGTGCACGATTGCTGGGCTTGATTTGGTGTCGTTCAAAAAGCCCACGGAGCAAGAATTTGCGCACGACTTCCTCTGGCGCGTGCATCGCTGGGCACCCGAAAAAGGCACGCTCACCATTTTCAACCGCAGCCACTACGAGGATATCCTGATTCAGAGAGTGCACAAATGGATTGACATGGAGCGCGTGGAGAAACGCATGGCGGCTATCAACGCTTTCGAGGAACTGCTGCAATTCGACAACAACACAGTCATTTTCAAATTCTTCATGCACATCTCGAAAGAGGAACAGGAAGCGCAGCTCCGCGAGCGCCTGGAAGACCCTTCCAAGTTTTGGAAACACAACGACGGCGATTGGGAAGAGCGCAAGCATTGGGACGAATATATGCGTGCCTATGAATACGCCATCAACAACAGTGTGGTGCCGTGGCATATCTGTCCGGTGGACAAACGTTGGTATCGAGATTACGTCATCGCAAAAACACTGGTGGAGGGGCTGGAAAAACTCAATATGCAATTGCCGCCCATGCCGAAAAAGAAATAG
- a CDS encoding DUF58 domain-containing protein gives MTQVLESQDIRALGSNLELLAQQVVEGFIVGLHRSPFHGFSVEFAEHRLYNTGESTRNIDWKVYARTDKMFTKKFEEETNLRCQIVVDASSTMYYPWDEKNPEKYKYQNKFCFAAQSAAVLMNALRKQRDAFGLTLFDDEIRLSTPVKSSTVHYRLLLSQLAQRIEAPQLNRPTNLAASLHQVADAIHRRSLVVIFTDVMEQPSQAEELFAALQHLRHAKHEVILFHVTDKSKELDFEFENRPYVFIDMESGEQVKLQPNQVKEYYTKQVAAFTEQLKLRCLQFKIDFVEADINKGFYQILQTWIVKRAKMG, from the coding sequence ATGACACAAGTTCTTGAATCACAAGATATCCGTGCGCTTGGAAGCAATCTTGAGCTGCTTGCCCAACAGGTGGTGGAGGGTTTCATCGTGGGGTTGCACCGCAGCCCGTTTCACGGTTTTTCGGTTGAGTTCGCGGAGCATCGCCTTTACAACACGGGAGAGAGCACCCGCAACATTGACTGGAAGGTGTATGCCCGCACGGACAAGATGTTTACCAAAAAATTCGAGGAGGAGACCAATTTGCGCTGTCAGATTGTGGTGGATGCCTCTTCCACTATGTACTACCCCTGGGACGAGAAAAACCCGGAGAAATACAAGTATCAAAACAAGTTTTGCTTTGCGGCACAATCCGCCGCCGTGCTGATGAATGCCCTGCGCAAGCAGCGCGACGCATTTGGCCTCACGCTTTTCGACGACGAAATCCGGCTCAGCACACCAGTGAAATCCAGCACGGTGCACTACCGGCTGCTGCTTTCCCAATTGGCTCAACGCATTGAAGCGCCTCAACTCAACCGCCCCACCAATCTCGCCGCCAGCCTCCACCAAGTGGCCGATGCGATACATCGGCGCTCATTGGTGGTCATCTTCACCGACGTGATGGAGCAGCCCAGCCAAGCGGAAGAACTTTTCGCGGCGCTTCAGCACCTCCGCCATGCCAAACACGAGGTCATCCTGTTTCACGTCACCGACAAGAGCAAGGAGCTGGATTTTGAGTTTGAAAACCGCCCCTATGTCTTTATTGACATGGAAAGCGGCGAACAGGTGAAATTGCAGCCCAATCAGGTGAAGGAGTATTACACCAAACAAGTGGCGGCCTTCACCGAGCAACTCAAACTGCGCTGTCTGCAATTCAAAATTGATTTTGTGGAAGCCGATATCAACAAAGGATTTTACCAGATTTTGCAAACTTGGATAGTCAAACGAGCAAAAATGGGCTAA
- a CDS encoding S8 family serine peptidase yields MNKLLLLLVCGLMLPATHFAQTAAEKIDPFLQQRMMAAPSEYQEVIIDLADQVDTRAMLARYEASNTPLEVRSFEVITSLQAKAEATQPAFLERLRQLDGIDKSVIHPMWIVNAVFVKANKSAIEQMAKWPEVGMLIWNSPVEMDAVESQAAAAPVPNGSEPGLRAIKAPFLWGLGYTGYGRKGLVIDTGNDGEHPSLIDNFWGHVVPVNQAWAGSGQPEDCADHGTHVTGTVCGLDRRTNDTIGVAFNSHWMGGPMQFPIGEELGCQKAFSQTIISNIATMQWALNPDGNATTTADQPDVVNCSWRSGNFGCGITASVNILNALEAAGIGVVWAQGNNGPGASTVASGAAMNMDLVNTFAVGAVNGANPNFPIADFSSRGPTPCGGTGPLNIKPEVCAPGVNVRSAVPGGGYQSFNGTSMAAPHAAGAMVLLREAFPTLSGIQLKMALYNTAKDLGVAGEDNTYGRGMIDLEATYNYLLNEGHVPVPPVSSERDVVIIDVRVLGTCLGPVVPTITFENASQQTITSLQIKYGIENGTQITHDWTGNLLPNTFTTVTLPGVDGVVPGTYNFITELLNPNGLPDPRPLNNRFRRRFTMANDGYPSATVVAQQAGAVCNGSRVLLEYNGDPLEPAEKVQWFVNSTGILPVGEGNTYLTPALTQSSTYFVSLAASHNTGKPTIPASGNSTTSGGALIFNADQPIIIKSVKIFAEETGGRQFRVVDNAGNIVTSRLVTISQVGEQRVTLNFSIPAGTEYELTFPSTNKGLRQTTNQVSYPYQIPGALNIFRGRLASGIFSSLVYLYFFDWEVEVPSVCGRIAVPLQVGAQNAPTVSFTSSADTVYLSSGGSVSFTDQTMGATAWSWDFGNGQTSTTANPATTYTQTGTFRTRLIVNASNGCSNIAEKDIVVLQTSSTAAPSGMSGRVELFPNPAADEVTLRFLEQMPKNMEISVSDMLGRNTRRFNSANYSDSVVRMDIATLPAGVYIVQVRADDNYFWSGKFVKE; encoded by the coding sequence ATGAATAAATTGCTATTGCTGTTGGTATGCGGCTTGATGCTGCCCGCTACACATTTCGCCCAAACAGCGGCGGAAAAAATTGACCCCTTTCTTCAACAACGCATGATGGCCGCACCGAGTGAATATCAGGAGGTTATCATTGATTTGGCCGACCAAGTGGACACTCGGGCAATGTTGGCGAGATACGAGGCAAGCAACACACCCCTTGAGGTGCGTTCCTTTGAAGTAATCACCAGCCTTCAAGCCAAAGCCGAGGCCACCCAACCCGCTTTCCTCGAGCGCCTTCGCCAACTCGACGGCATTGACAAAAGCGTAATACACCCGATGTGGATTGTCAACGCCGTTTTCGTGAAAGCCAACAAATCAGCCATTGAGCAAATGGCCAAGTGGCCCGAAGTCGGTATGCTTATCTGGAATTCCCCGGTGGAGATGGACGCTGTGGAAAGCCAAGCGGCAGCGGCTCCCGTGCCCAACGGCTCCGAGCCGGGCCTGCGAGCCATCAAGGCCCCATTCCTGTGGGGGCTTGGCTACACAGGCTATGGCCGCAAAGGATTGGTGATTGACACGGGCAACGATGGCGAACACCCTTCTTTGATTGACAATTTTTGGGGCCACGTCGTGCCGGTCAACCAAGCTTGGGCTGGCAGCGGCCAACCCGAAGACTGCGCCGACCACGGCACCCACGTCACCGGTACCGTCTGCGGCCTCGACCGCCGCACCAACGACACTATCGGTGTCGCGTTCAACTCGCATTGGATGGGCGGCCCCATGCAGTTCCCGATTGGCGAGGAGCTGGGCTGCCAAAAAGCATTCTCTCAGACAATCATCAGCAACATAGCCACCATGCAGTGGGCGCTCAACCCCGACGGCAACGCGACCACCACCGCCGACCAGCCCGACGTGGTCAACTGTTCGTGGCGTTCCGGCAACTTTGGTTGCGGCATAACGGCTTCGGTCAATATCCTCAACGCGCTGGAGGCAGCAGGCATCGGAGTGGTATGGGCGCAGGGCAACAACGGCCCCGGCGCCTCCACGGTGGCTTCCGGCGCTGCCATGAACATGGATTTGGTCAATACTTTCGCCGTGGGCGCGGTGAATGGGGCAAACCCCAATTTCCCCATCGCCGATTTTTCGAGCCGTGGCCCCACTCCGTGTGGCGGCACAGGGCCGCTCAACATCAAGCCGGAGGTGTGCGCTCCCGGTGTCAACGTGCGCTCGGCAGTGCCCGGTGGCGGCTACCAATCGTTCAACGGCACCTCCATGGCAGCCCCTCACGCAGCAGGCGCCATGGTACTCCTGCGCGAGGCATTCCCCACCCTTTCGGGCATTCAGCTCAAAATGGCGCTTTACAACACGGCAAAAGACCTTGGCGTGGCGGGCGAAGACAACACCTACGGCCGGGGCATGATTGATTTGGAAGCAACCTACAACTACTTGCTGAACGAAGGCCATGTGCCCGTGCCCCCCGTGTCGTCCGAACGCGACGTGGTCATCATTGACGTGCGCGTGTTGGGCACCTGCCTCGGCCCCGTCGTGCCGACGATTACTTTTGAAAACGCCAGCCAGCAAACCATCACCAGCCTGCAAATCAAGTATGGCATAGAGAACGGCACCCAAATCACGCACGATTGGACGGGCAATCTGCTCCCCAACACATTCACCACCGTCACTTTGCCCGGTGTGGATGGCGTGGTGCCGGGCACCTACAATTTCATCACCGAACTGCTCAACCCCAATGGCTTGCCCGACCCTCGGCCACTCAACAACCGTTTCCGTCGGCGCTTCACGATGGCCAACGATGGCTATCCATCCGCTACGGTAGTGGCTCAGCAGGCAGGGGCTGTTTGCAATGGCAGCAGGGTGCTGCTGGAGTACAACGGCGACCCGCTCGAGCCTGCCGAAAAAGTGCAATGGTTCGTCAACTCAACTGGCATATTGCCCGTGGGCGAGGGCAATACCTACCTCACTCCCGCACTGACGCAAAGCAGCACTTACTTCGTCAGCTTGGCAGCATCGCACAACACAGGCAAGCCTACCATACCCGCCAGCGGCAACAGCACCACCAGCGGCGGCGCCTTGATATTCAACGCCGACCAACCCATCATCATCAAGTCTGTCAAAATCTTCGCAGAAGAAACCGGCGGACGCCAATTCAGGGTGGTGGACAACGCGGGCAATATCGTCACATCTCGCTTGGTGACCATCTCGCAGGTGGGCGAGCAGCGCGTGACGCTCAATTTCAGCATACCAGCCGGAACGGAGTACGAACTGACCTTCCCCAGCACCAACAAGGGTTTGAGGCAGACCACCAACCAAGTGTCATACCCTTACCAAATACCCGGTGCGCTCAACATCTTCCGAGGCAGATTGGCCTCCGGCATTTTCTCCTCCCTTGTTTATCTCTATTTCTTTGATTGGGAGGTAGAAGTACCCTCCGTGTGCGGACGCATCGCCGTGCCGCTGCAAGTCGGCGCGCAAAATGCCCCCACCGTCAGCTTCACCTCATCTGCCGACACGGTTTATCTATCGTCGGGTGGCAGCGTCTCCTTCACTGACCAAACCATGGGAGCCACCGCATGGTCGTGGGATTTTGGCAACGGACAAACCAGCACCACAGCCAACCCCGCCACCACCTACACCCAGACGGGCACTTTCAGGACAAGGTTGATTGTCAATGCCTCAAACGGCTGTTCCAACATTGCGGAAAAAGACATCGTGGTGCTGCAAACCTCCTCCACCGCCGCCCCATCGGGCATGAGCGGGAGGGTGGAACTGTTCCCCAACCCCGCCGCCGACGAGGTGACGCTACGGTTCTTGGAACAGATGCCGAAAAACATGGAAATCAGCGTCAGCGATATGTTGGGACGAAATACCCGTCGCTTCAATAGCGCCAATTATTCCGATAGCGTGGTTCGCATGGACATCGCCACGTTGCCCGCCGGTGTTTACATCGTGCAGGTTCGGGCCGACGACAATTATTTCTGGAGTGGCAAATTCGTGAAAGAATAA
- a CDS encoding acyltransferase family protein yields MFVKIISAWERVVSDKMPALMRSATELAPEKTSESVVASPVSTPRPKRLYADYIRTCAALGVVLIHATGTYLFNFNPDTPFDARWWTGNVCSSLVRWATPFFILLSGSFMLSPSRPETTKEFLLKRVRRVLQPFAFWALVYLAYQYRGSFTGIGFPGLGEVLHKIFFQDVYYHLWFIPMIMGLYLLTPTFRIFVKNASRADIEYFLVVAFTFTAFQHLLPGFFVFKYVGWLGFIGFYVLGYYLSTYTLRPLVRKWLYGLGLLAPVFTAIGTWWVSMDTGAHDQKFYIYSSPNVVIMTAALFAWFKEYDWEAFAVRHPKVDGLVRQFAALSFGIYFVHVLILDVLKNGYLAGIRISADFFFGYAVHPVLGALLQWVSAVLLSVGVIYLLSKIKGAKKWLM; encoded by the coding sequence ATGTTTGTCAAAATCATCAGCGCATGGGAGCGTGTCGTTTCTGACAAGATGCCCGCCTTGATGCGCTCCGCTACCGAGCTGGCACCCGAAAAAACATCCGAGTCAGTTGTGGCTTCTCCTGTCTCCACTCCCCGCCCCAAACGTCTTTACGCTGACTACATTCGCACTTGTGCCGCGCTGGGTGTTGTCCTCATTCATGCTACCGGGACTTACCTGTTCAATTTCAATCCCGATACTCCTTTTGATGCGCGCTGGTGGACGGGCAACGTCTGTAGTAGCTTGGTGCGTTGGGCCACGCCATTTTTTATCTTGTTGAGCGGCAGTTTTATGCTAAGCCCTTCGAGGCCGGAGACGACTAAGGAGTTTTTGCTCAAGCGGGTGCGACGGGTGCTACAGCCTTTTGCGTTTTGGGCGCTAGTGTATCTGGCTTATCAGTATCGTGGTTCGTTCACGGGCATCGGTTTTCCCGGTCTGGGGGAGGTGCTGCACAAGATATTTTTTCAGGATGTCTATTATCATTTGTGGTTTATCCCGATGATTATGGGTTTGTATCTGCTCACGCCCACTTTCCGCATTTTTGTGAAAAATGCCAGCAGGGCGGATATCGAGTATTTTTTGGTGGTAGCCTTTACATTCACGGCGTTTCAGCATCTGCTGCCGGGCTTTTTTGTGTTCAAATATGTGGGTTGGTTGGGCTTTATAGGGTTCTATGTGCTGGGGTATTATCTCAGCACATACACGTTGCGCCCATTGGTGAGGAAGTGGCTGTATGGCTTGGGTTTGCTCGCGCCGGTGTTCACGGCTATTGGCACATGGTGGGTCTCGATGGACACGGGGGCGCACGACCAAAAGTTTTACATCTATTCCAGTCCGAATGTGGTGATTATGACGGCTGCGCTATTTGCTTGGTTCAAGGAGTATGATTGGGAGGCTTTTGCTGTGCGCCACCCCAAAGTGGATGGGTTGGTGCGCCAGTTTGCCGCGCTCAGTTTCGGCATTTATTTCGTGCACGTCTTGATATTGGATGTCTTGAAAAACGGCTATCTCGCCGGAATACGCATCAGCGCGGATTTTTTCTTTGGCTACGCTGTGCATCCGGTCTTGGGGGCTTTGCTCCAATGGGTGTCGGCGGTGCTTTTGTCGGTGGGCGTCATTTACCTTTTGAGTAAAATAAAGGGTGCCAAAAAGTGGCTGATGTGA
- the mscL gene encoding large conductance mechanosensitive channel protein MscL, which yields MLQELKNFLLRGDVITLAVAFIIGGAFNDVVKSLVSDVVTPIIGMISGNPDFSGIKIGESIMIGNFINSVVSFLIVGTSLFFLIKAAGKKTEDVK from the coding sequence ATGTTACAGGAGCTCAAGAACTTTCTTCTTCGCGGCGATGTCATCACGCTCGCCGTGGCGTTCATCATCGGTGGCGCCTTCAATGATGTCGTCAAGTCATTGGTAAGCGATGTCGTCACGCCAATTATTGGCATGATAAGCGGCAATCCCGATTTTTCAGGCATCAAGATTGGCGAGAGTATCATGATTGGCAATTTCATCAACTCGGTGGTCAGCTTCCTAATAGTAGGCACCTCGCTGTTTTTCCTCATAAAAGCAGCGGGCAAAAAAACCGAAGACGTGAAATAA
- the gpmI gene encoding 2,3-bisphosphoglycerate-independent phosphoglycerate mutase has protein sequence MTKKAFLLILDGWGIGTKPEADAIKQANTPYFDHLWKEYPHSTLITHGEDVGLPDGQMGNSEVGHLNIGAGRIVWQELARINKAVRERELHNNKALLEALDYAKTTGKTVHFMGLVSDGGVHSHIEHLKALCDIATENGNQRVLIHAFTDGRDCDPKSGAGFVEDLLRHIEDQPVKLASVVGRYYAMDRDKRWERIKLAYDLLVNGSGEQVNDFPAAIRKSYEAGVTDEFLKPMLTTNMEQRATLDEGDVVIAFNFRTDRCREITQVLTQADMHEYNMHTLPLHYVTMTRYDETFRNVRVMFEKDDVRMTMGEILEKAGKTQVRIAETEKYPHVTFFFSGGREEPFKGERRLLCPSPKVATYDLQPEMSAPDIRDAIMKDIRENEPDFICLNFANTDMVGHTGVFAAAMKAAETVDQCLSQIIPLALEHDYACLIIADHGNSDYMVNEDGTPNTAHTKNPVPCILVSQHLTGHEKLKNGRLADVAPTLLALMGMEKGKEMTGENLVSQR, from the coding sequence ATGACAAAAAAAGCATTTCTGCTCATACTCGACGGATGGGGCATCGGCACCAAGCCCGAAGCCGATGCCATCAAACAAGCCAACACCCCCTATTTCGACCACCTGTGGAAAGAATACCCACACAGCACCCTCATCACCCACGGCGAGGATGTGGGCTTGCCCGACGGGCAGATGGGTAACTCGGAAGTCGGCCACCTCAACATCGGTGCCGGGCGCATCGTGTGGCAAGAACTGGCACGCATCAACAAAGCCGTCCGCGAGCGGGAACTCCATAACAACAAGGCATTGCTCGAAGCGCTTGATTACGCAAAAACGACCGGGAAAACCGTCCATTTCATGGGGCTTGTCAGCGACGGCGGCGTGCACTCCCACATCGAGCACTTGAAGGCACTCTGCGACATCGCCACCGAAAACGGCAATCAGCGCGTCCTCATCCATGCCTTCACGGACGGGCGCGACTGCGACCCCAAGAGCGGCGCGGGATTCGTCGAAGATTTATTGAGACACATTGAAGACCAACCGGTAAAACTCGCCTCCGTCGTCGGTCGCTACTACGCCATGGACCGCGACAAACGCTGGGAACGCATCAAGCTCGCCTACGATTTGCTTGTGAACGGGAGTGGCGAACAGGTGAACGACTTCCCCGCCGCCATTCGGAAAAGCTATGAGGCAGGCGTGACTGACGAGTTTTTGAAACCAATGCTCACAACAAACATGGAGCAAAGAGCCACGCTCGACGAAGGAGACGTGGTCATAGCTTTCAACTTCCGCACCGACCGCTGCCGCGAAATCACCCAAGTGCTCACACAGGCGGATATGCACGAATACAATATGCACACCCTGCCGCTTCACTATGTCACCATGACGCGCTACGACGAGACCTTCCGCAACGTGCGGGTGATGTTTGAAAAAGACGACGTGCGCATGACGATGGGCGAGATTTTGGAAAAAGCAGGAAAAACCCAAGTACGCATCGCCGAGACGGAAAAATACCCACACGTCACCTTCTTCTTTTCCGGCGGGCGCGAGGAGCCTTTCAAGGGCGAGCGTCGCCTCCTTTGCCCTTCCCCCAAAGTGGCTACCTACGACCTCCAACCCGAAATGAGCGCACCCGATATCCGGGACGCAATTATGAAGGACATTCGAGAAAACGAGCCCGATTTCATTTGCCTCAACTTCGCCAACACGGACATGGTGGGGCACACGGGGGTGTTCGCTGCCGCCATGAAAGCCGCCGAGACGGTGGACCAATGCCTAAGCCAAATCATCCCGCTCGCGCTCGAACACGACTACGCTTGCCTCATCATCGCCGACCACGGCAACTCGGACTACATGGTCAACGAGGACGGCACACCCAACACGGCTCACACAAAGAACCCTGTGCCCTGCATCCTCGTCAGCCAACACCTGACCGGCCACGAAAAACTGAAAAACGGACGATTGGCCGACGTGGCCCCAACCTTGCTGGCCTTGATGGGCATGGAAAAAGGAAAGGAGATGACGGGGGAGAATTTGGTGAGCCAACGCTGA